From one Sulfurimonas sp. genomic stretch:
- a CDS encoding efflux RND transporter periplasmic adaptor subunit, which produces MKKLTISLAAIAILFLGCSDDKKSSSAAQQRQMPPIPVKAHTAKLENVNFEKNYSAIIKPFQEVDVVARVNGLLVKENFTEGSYVKKGDLLYEIEKDEYKATLDTAKAANLKAKANYKKASKDYERASYLFKNSAVSEQDFDNALYAYENAQAELKRTEAELKNAQIQYDYTTIKAPISGIVGISQSDEGNYIESKNSTLTTITALDSVYAEFSIPSSDIAKYISQIKTGSDISIKVANKIHSGKVDYIAPKLDAQTDTLLVRAKLQNKERDLVIGSFVEVLLSGFSYNNVAKIPQHTLIKTPDANLVYIIKDGVATMKPVNVIDVNNGMAIIKSGVQSGDQIITSNIAKVRPNSKVSIIGGE; this is translated from the coding sequence ATTAGCAGCAATTGCAATATTATTTTTAGGATGTAGTGACGATAAGAAGTCATCATCTGCAGCACAACAAAGACAGATGCCGCCTATTCCAGTAAAAGCACATACTGCTAAACTTGAGAATGTAAATTTTGAAAAAAATTACTCTGCAATAATAAAACCTTTCCAAGAAGTTGACGTAGTAGCACGTGTTAACGGACTTCTTGTAAAAGAGAACTTTACAGAGGGTTCTTACGTAAAAAAAGGCGACTTGCTTTATGAGATAGAAAAAGATGAGTACAAAGCTACTCTAGATACTGCAAAAGCAGCTAACCTAAAAGCAAAAGCAAACTACAAAAAAGCTTCAAAAGATTATGAAAGAGCATCTTATCTATTTAAAAACTCTGCAGTAAGTGAGCAAGATTTTGACAATGCTTTATACGCTTATGAAAATGCACAAGCTGAGTTAAAAAGAACAGAAGCTGAACTTAAAAATGCTCAGATTCAATATGATTATACAACTATAAAAGCTCCAATCAGCGGTATTGTAGGTATAAGTCAAAGTGATGAAGGAAACTACATAGAATCTAAAAATTCAACTTTAACTACTATAACTGCGCTTGATTCTGTATATGCTGAATTTTCAATCCCTAGTAGTGACATAGCCAAATATATATCTCAGATAAAAACAGGTTCTGATATATCTATAAAAGTTGCAAATAAAATACATAGTGGAAAAGTTGACTACATAGCTCCAAAACTAGATGCTCAAACAGATACACTTTTAGTTAGAGCAAAACTGCAAAACAAAGAAAGAGACCTAGTAATCGGTTCTTTTGTAGAGGTTTTACTAAGCGGATTTAGTTATAACAATGTTGCAAAAATCCCTCAACATACACTTATAAAAACACCTGATGCAAATCTTGTATACATTATAAAAGATGGTGTAGCTACTATGAAACCCGTTAATGTTATAGATGTTAACAACGGGATGGCTATTATTAAATCAGGTGTTCAAAGCGGTGATCAGATCATTACAAGTAACATTGCAAAAGTTAGACCAAACTCTAAAGTATCTATTATAGGTGGAGAATAA